One Nicotiana sylvestris chromosome 12, ASM39365v2, whole genome shotgun sequence genomic window carries:
- the LOC104231782 gene encoding uncharacterized protein, with the protein MYASSAQVVWNDLHERFDKVDGSRSYNLYKQIATMSQGTTSVSAYFSRLKDLWEEFEALVPAPGCDCPKSREFVIYLQKLKLFQFLMGLNDSYGQARSQILLMSPMSSVNQVYAMVISDESQKSVGNNAGLLGANPTSGTNQYDVAMYTKTSGNNQRMTRKDFNLFCDICKMRGHSKENCYKVVSYPSEYRARKRTQIHTVLTMCYLILVYMVTKCLAAIGMRTILIILN; encoded by the coding sequence ATGTATGCTTCAAGTGCACAGGTTGTATGGAATGATTTGCATGAGAGATTTGACAAAGTTGATGGCTCAAGATCATATAATTTGTATAAACAAATTGCAACGATGAGTCAAGGAACAACTTCTGTATCTGCATATTTCTCAAGACTAAAAGATCTGTGGGAGGAGTTTGAGGCACTAGTCCCTGCACCTGGGTGTGATTGCCCAAAATCAAGAGAATTTGTGATTTATTTGCAAAAATTAAAACTGTTTCAGTTCTTGATGGGATTAAATGATTCCTATGGTCAAGCTAGGAGTCAGATTCTGCTGATGAGTCCAATGTCATCAGTTAATCAAGTATATGCCATGGTGATTAGTGATGAGAGTCAAAAATCAGTTGGTAATAATGCTGGTTTACTGGGAGCAAATCCTACATCTGGAACTAATCAATATGATGTAGCCATGTATACCAAGACTAGTGGAAATAATCAGAGGATGACTAGAAAAGATTTCAATCTATTCTGTGACATATGCAAAATGAGAGGACATTCTAAAGAAAATTGCTACAAAGTTGTAAGCTATCCTTCTGAATatagagcaaggaaaagaacACAAATACACACAGTACTTACAATGTGTTATCTGATATTGGTATACATGGTAACCAAGTGTCTAGCAGCAATTGGAATGAGAACAATACTCATAATTCTTAACTAA
- the LOC104231781 gene encoding uncharacterized protein isoform X2, which yields MAKALYSQTFTRYQAEVTCHEREKAHLTEQFEKEGALLRKELWAKESKVSELKRHVREITYKRDTLQEKVTLVGRQLSDAREDSGKYRGLHFELVAALSRIKTEAEVLISLQREDAIVTSAQAGRVLEEAEMKLTLAMECAQL from the exons atg GCCAAGGCGCTTTACAGTCAGACTTTCACCAGGTATCAAGCCGAGGTGACCTGTCATGAGCGCGAGAAGGCTCACCTTACTGAACAG TTTGAGAAGGAAGGTGCCCTGCTGAGGAAGGAGCTCTGGGCGAAAGAATCCAAAGTTTCTGAACTCAAACGGCATGTGAGGGAGATAACTTATAAGAGGGATACCCTCCAGGAAAAGGTGACCTTAGTTGGGCGTCAGCTTAGTGACGCGAGGGAGGATAGTGGCAAATATAGAGGTCTCCATTTTGAGTTGGTAGCTGCATTATCCAGGATCAAAACTGAAGCTGAGGTGCTTATATCTTTGCAGAGAGAGGATGCCATTGTGACAAGCGCTCAAGCCGGGAGGGTGCTTGAGGAGGCCGAGATGAAATTGACTCTAGCTATGGAGTGTGCTCAATTGTGA
- the LOC104231781 gene encoding uncharacterized protein isoform X1 encodes MPIKGGDVLERLPNVPKGISEIDASLVFGEISRLCEQAKALYSQTFTRYQAEVTCHEREKAHLTEQFEKEGALLRKELWAKESKVSELKRHVREITYKRDTLQEKVTLVGRQLSDAREDSGKYRGLHFELVAALSRIKTEAEVLISLQREDAIVTSAQAGRVLEEAEMKLTLAMECAQL; translated from the exons ATGCCTATAAAAGGTGGAGATGTGCTCGAAAGGCTTCCAAATGTTCCCAAGGGAATCTCTGAGATTGATGCTTCACTCGTCTTTGGTGAGATAAGCAGGCTTTGCGAGCAG GCCAAGGCGCTTTACAGTCAGACTTTCACCAGGTATCAAGCCGAGGTGACCTGTCATGAGCGCGAGAAGGCTCACCTTACTGAACAG TTTGAGAAGGAAGGTGCCCTGCTGAGGAAGGAGCTCTGGGCGAAAGAATCCAAAGTTTCTGAACTCAAACGGCATGTGAGGGAGATAACTTATAAGAGGGATACCCTCCAGGAAAAGGTGACCTTAGTTGGGCGTCAGCTTAGTGACGCGAGGGAGGATAGTGGCAAATATAGAGGTCTCCATTTTGAGTTGGTAGCTGCATTATCCAGGATCAAAACTGAAGCTGAGGTGCTTATATCTTTGCAGAGAGAGGATGCCATTGTGACAAGCGCTCAAGCCGGGAGGGTGCTTGAGGAGGCCGAGATGAAATTGACTCTAGCTATGGAGTGTGCTCAATTGTGA
- the LOC104231781 gene encoding uncharacterized protein isoform X3 — protein MPIKGGDVLERLPNVPKGISEIDASLVFGEISRLCEQAKALYSQTFTRYQAEVTCHEREKAHLTEQFEKEGALLRKELWAKESKVSELKRHVREITYKRDTLQEKVTLVGRQLSDAREDSGKYRERGCHCDKRSSREGA, from the exons ATGCCTATAAAAGGTGGAGATGTGCTCGAAAGGCTTCCAAATGTTCCCAAGGGAATCTCTGAGATTGATGCTTCACTCGTCTTTGGTGAGATAAGCAGGCTTTGCGAGCAG GCCAAGGCGCTTTACAGTCAGACTTTCACCAGGTATCAAGCCGAGGTGACCTGTCATGAGCGCGAGAAGGCTCACCTTACTGAACAG TTTGAGAAGGAAGGTGCCCTGCTGAGGAAGGAGCTCTGGGCGAAAGAATCCAAAGTTTCTGAACTCAAACGGCATGTGAGGGAGATAACTTATAAGAGGGATACCCTCCAGGAAAAGGTGACCTTAGTTGGGCGTCAGCTTAGTGACGCGAGGGAGGATAGTGGCAAATATAGAG AGAGAGGATGCCATTGTGACAAGCGCTCAAGCCGGGAGGGTGCTTGA
- the LOC104231781 gene encoding uncharacterized protein isoform X4 gives MPIKGGDVLERLPNVPKGISEIDASLVFGEISRLCEQAKALYSQTFTRYQAEVTCHEREKAHLTEQFEKEGALLRKELWAKESKVSELKRHVREITYKRDTLQEKREDAIVTSAQAGRVLEEAEMKLTLAMECAQL, from the exons ATGCCTATAAAAGGTGGAGATGTGCTCGAAAGGCTTCCAAATGTTCCCAAGGGAATCTCTGAGATTGATGCTTCACTCGTCTTTGGTGAGATAAGCAGGCTTTGCGAGCAG GCCAAGGCGCTTTACAGTCAGACTTTCACCAGGTATCAAGCCGAGGTGACCTGTCATGAGCGCGAGAAGGCTCACCTTACTGAACAG TTTGAGAAGGAAGGTGCCCTGCTGAGGAAGGAGCTCTGGGCGAAAGAATCCAAAGTTTCTGAACTCAAACGGCATGTGAGGGAGATAACTTATAAGAGGGATACCCTCCAGGAAAAG AGAGAGGATGCCATTGTGACAAGCGCTCAAGCCGGGAGGGTGCTTGAGGAGGCCGAGATGAAATTGACTCTAGCTATGGAGTGTGCTCAATTGTGA